The following are from one region of the Shinella sp. PSBB067 genome:
- a CDS encoding DNA-3-methyladenine glycosylase, with the protein MNEQFFARDAVTVAADLLGVFLLVDGVGGIIVETEAYRRDDAASHSYRGPTRSNAAMFGAPARAYVYRSYGLHWCLNFVCETGSAVLIRALEPTEGLEVMVARRAGAPVRRLCAGPGNLCRALAVTGDMNGLSLFAPPFVLQPSSAAPIVASGARIGISKAVERPWRFAVPGSSCLSKPI; encoded by the coding sequence ATGAACGAGCAGTTCTTCGCACGGGACGCGGTGACCGTCGCCGCCGACCTCCTCGGGGTTTTCCTCCTGGTCGACGGCGTCGGCGGCATCATCGTGGAAACGGAGGCGTATCGCCGGGACGATGCGGCCTCGCACAGCTATCGCGGCCCGACACGGTCCAATGCCGCCATGTTCGGCGCGCCGGCACGGGCCTATGTCTACCGCTCCTACGGGCTGCACTGGTGCCTCAATTTCGTCTGCGAGACCGGCAGCGCGGTGCTGATCCGTGCGCTGGAGCCGACGGAGGGGCTAGAGGTGATGGTGGCGCGGCGTGCGGGCGCTCCGGTCCGGAGGCTTTGCGCGGGGCCGGGCAACCTCTGCAGGGCGCTTGCCGTGACGGGCGACATGAACGGCCTGTCCCTCTTCGCGCCGCCCTTTGTCCTGCAACCGTCCAGCGCCGCACCCATCGTCGCGAGCGGCGCGCGGATCGGCATCAGCAAGGCCGTGGAGCGGCCCTGGCGTTTTGCCGTGCCGGGCTCTTCCTGTCTCAGCAAGCCGATCTGA
- a CDS encoding DUF2934 domain-containing protein, with amino-acid sequence MADFDERVHIEAYRIWEAEGCPEGQHDRHWQMAMERVRAVPPPARAQAHVVPLPLMRVTLSPRAKTRPQSAGSLRASA; translated from the coding sequence ATGGCCGATTTTGATGAACGCGTCCACATCGAAGCCTATCGCATCTGGGAGGCCGAAGGCTGCCCCGAAGGCCAGCACGACCGCCATTGGCAGATGGCGATGGAGCGGGTTCGCGCGGTGCCGCCGCCGGCCCGTGCACAGGCGCATGTCGTTCCCCTCCCGCTGATGCGTGTGACACTTTCGCCGCGCGCGAAAACCAGGCCGCAGTCGGCAGGATCGTTGCGCGCCTCCGCCTGA
- a CDS encoding DUF6766 family protein: protein MKWLKDNSLTIVLSVATLATLAGMLFTGLSVHNEDLARHHLPAVALSSYLVSGHFLSAVFENWESEFLQMSAYVVLTAFLFQRGSAESRDPDEKTQEDEDPARHAHDPDAPLPVRHGGVPRTLYSYSLGIVLFALFLVSFALHLQNSAAAEAAEAALHGQAAPGIRQHLASAQFWFESFQNWQSEFLSTAVIVVLSIFLRFRGSPESKPVAAPHSQTGS, encoded by the coding sequence GTGAAGTGGTTGAAAGACAACAGCCTGACCATCGTGCTGTCGGTCGCGACGCTCGCGACCCTGGCCGGAATGCTGTTCACCGGCCTTTCCGTCCATAACGAGGACCTTGCCCGCCACCACCTTCCCGCAGTGGCGCTCTCCAGCTACCTCGTCAGCGGCCATTTCCTGTCCGCCGTCTTCGAGAACTGGGAAAGCGAGTTCCTGCAGATGTCGGCCTATGTCGTGCTGACCGCCTTCCTGTTCCAGCGCGGCTCGGCGGAATCGCGCGATCCCGACGAGAAGACGCAGGAAGACGAGGACCCCGCGCGCCACGCCCACGACCCGGATGCGCCTCTTCCGGTGCGCCATGGCGGCGTGCCGCGCACGCTCTATTCCTATTCGCTCGGCATCGTCCTCTTCGCGCTCTTCCTCGTGAGCTTCGCCCTGCACCTCCAGAACAGCGCGGCGGCGGAGGCGGCGGAAGCCGCGCTCCATGGGCAGGCGGCGCCCGGCATCCGCCAGCATCTCGCCAGCGCGCAGTTCTGGTTCGAATCCTTCCAGAACTGGCAATCCGAATTCCTGTCGACCGCGGTCATCGTGGTTCTCTCGATCTTCCTCAGGTTCCGCGGCTCGCCGGAATCCAAACCCGTCGCCGCGCCCCATTCGCAGACCGGCAGCTAG
- a CDS encoding DUF982 domain-containing protein encodes MNIPDLPWSVPLRVRLQCGVERTFSSVYEAVDFLENEWPLRNGEWYERAIGLCRDALNRLAPAALAREAFAAACLEAGMPIAAQRPASPAPAARRKAA; translated from the coding sequence ATGAATATTCCGGATCTGCCGTGGTCGGTCCCGCTGCGTGTTCGGCTGCAATGCGGTGTCGAGCGGACCTTCTCGTCCGTCTACGAAGCCGTCGACTTTCTTGAAAACGAATGGCCCTTGCGGAACGGCGAATGGTACGAGCGCGCCATCGGCCTCTGCCGCGACGCATTGAACAGGCTGGCGCCGGCGGCTCTCGCCCGCGAGGCCTTCGCCGCCGCCTGCCTGGAGGCGGGAATGCCCATCGCGGCGCAGCGACCGGCAAGCCCGGCGCCGGCGGCGCGCCGCAAGGCCGCATGA
- a CDS encoding cysteine hydrolase family protein, which translates to MQRMFAEATPWHVPWMDKVKDRVVEMSARHAGRTIFTRFMPPRTAEEAAGAWRDYYEKWRMMTRERLPGELLDILPDLRHLVPPAKVFDKPGYSPWLDGRLHAALRQEGVTALAISGGETDMCVLATVLGAIDLGYRIVLLEDAICGSADETHDASLTVLGERFSVQLDLVTAQTFLEACATFAPAPR; encoded by the coding sequence ATGCAGCGCATGTTCGCCGAGGCCACGCCATGGCACGTTCCATGGATGGACAAAGTGAAGGATCGGGTCGTCGAGATGTCCGCCCGCCACGCCGGGCGCACGATCTTCACGCGCTTCATGCCGCCGAGAACGGCAGAGGAGGCGGCCGGGGCCTGGCGGGACTATTACGAGAAATGGCGGATGATGACCCGCGAGCGCCTGCCCGGCGAGCTTCTCGACATCCTGCCGGATCTCCGGCATCTCGTCCCGCCCGCCAAGGTGTTCGACAAGCCGGGCTATTCGCCGTGGCTGGACGGCCGGCTGCACGCGGCGCTTCGACAGGAAGGCGTCACGGCGCTGGCGATCTCCGGCGGGGAGACCGACATGTGCGTTCTCGCGACCGTGCTCGGCGCCATCGACCTCGGATACCGCATCGTTCTCCTGGAGGATGCCATCTGCGGCAGCGCGGACGAGACCCACGACGCGTCGCTGACGGTCCTCGGGGAACGCTTCTCCGTGCAGCTCGACCTGGTCACCGCACAGACCTTTCTGGAAGCCTGCGCAACATTTGCCCCGGCGCCGCGTTGA
- a CDS encoding response regulator, translating to MKHKMTVLVVEDEPIVRFDAVDMLEAAGMEALEAANAAEAMTMLKLRPDVSVLFTDVNMEGNVDGLDLARTVAANWPHIRIVVTSGHVRLRDADLPAASSFLPKPYLRESLVAVLGARAA from the coding sequence ATGAAGCATAAAATGACCGTCCTCGTCGTCGAGGACGAGCCGATCGTGCGGTTCGATGCCGTCGACATGCTCGAGGCGGCGGGCATGGAGGCGCTGGAGGCGGCCAATGCCGCCGAGGCGATGACCATGCTGAAGCTGCGCCCCGATGTCTCGGTGCTCTTCACCGACGTCAACATGGAGGGCAACGTGGACGGGCTCGACCTTGCAAGAACCGTCGCGGCGAACTGGCCGCACATCCGCATCGTGGTCACGTCAGGACATGTGCGCTTGCGCGATGCGGATCTGCCGGCCGCGTCCTCCTTCCTTCCCAAGCCCTATCTGCGCGAAAGCCTCGTCGCCGTGCTCGGCGCGCGGGCCGCGTGA
- a CDS encoding ferritin-like domain-containing protein produces MATEKTLDDLFLDTLKDIYYAEKQILKALPKMARAAQSEEGKQGFLHHRDETQGQIERLEEVFELLGKSARGKTCEAIQGIIAEADEIMDSFKGTPALDAGLISSAQAVEHYEIARYGTLIAWARQLGLDKAVPLLQATLDEEVATDKKLTKLAETSANPKGKKAA; encoded by the coding sequence ATGGCAACCGAGAAGACACTGGACGACCTGTTCCTCGATACGCTCAAGGACATCTACTACGCCGAGAAGCAGATCCTGAAGGCCCTGCCGAAGATGGCGCGGGCGGCGCAGTCGGAAGAGGGCAAGCAGGGCTTCCTCCACCATCGCGACGAGACGCAGGGCCAGATCGAGCGGCTGGAGGAGGTCTTCGAACTCCTCGGCAAGAGCGCCCGGGGCAAGACCTGCGAAGCGATCCAGGGCATCATCGCCGAAGCCGACGAAATCATGGACAGCTTCAAGGGTACCCCGGCGCTCGATGCCGGCCTCATCTCGTCGGCGCAGGCGGTCGAGCACTACGAGATCGCGCGCTACGGCACCCTGATTGCCTGGGCACGCCAGCTCGGCCTCGACAAGGCGGTTCCGCTGCTTCAGGCCACCCTCGACGAGGAGGTGGCGACCGACAAGAAGCTGACCAAACTTGCCGAGACCTCCGCCAACCCGAAGGGCAAGAAGGCGGCCTGA
- a CDS encoding sigma-70 family RNA polymerase sigma factor, whose protein sequence is MALPQHRLPDEEPLPLKERVADLIPALRAFARSFTLDPNDGDDLVQETLMRALRSLDSFHPGTSLKSWLFTIMRNTYYTQYRKRMREGPGAKACVSAQPAMPANQEWSAAEREVQAALGRLGEDQRQILVLVAALGFSYEEAAGVTGCAIGTVKSRLSRAREALTRELGGNPLTP, encoded by the coding sequence ATGGCCCTGCCGCAGCACCGCTTGCCGGATGAAGAGCCCCTGCCCCTGAAGGAGCGGGTGGCCGACCTGATACCGGCGCTGCGCGCCTTCGCGCGGTCCTTCACGCTCGACCCGAACGACGGCGACGATCTCGTGCAGGAGACCCTGATGCGCGCGCTGAGAAGCCTGGACAGCTTTCATCCCGGCACAAGCCTGAAGTCGTGGCTCTTCACCATCATGCGCAACACCTACTACACGCAATATCGCAAGAGGATGCGGGAAGGTCCGGGCGCGAAGGCGTGCGTTTCCGCCCAGCCGGCCATGCCGGCGAACCAGGAATGGTCGGCCGCCGAACGCGAGGTGCAGGCGGCGCTCGGCCGCCTTGGCGAGGACCAGCGGCAGATTCTCGTCCTCGTCGCCGCCCTCGGCTTCAGCTACGAGGAAGCGGCCGGCGTGACAGGATGCGCCATCGGCACGGTCAAGAGCCGGCTGAGCCGGGCAAGGGAGGCGCTCACGCGGGAATTGGGCGGCAACCCGCTGACGCCATAG
- the otsA gene encoding alpha,alpha-trehalose-phosphate synthase (UDP-forming) translates to MSRLIVVSNRVPVPDKRGTAPAGGLAVALQSALAARGGLWLGWSGQSCGEEDVGPLRSVKDGNIEYALTDLTDLDVEEYYHGFANRVLWPICHYRLDLAEYGRREMAGYFRVNRFFASRLLPMLQEDDLIWVHDYHLIPLADELRRQGVKNRIGFFLHIPWPAPDVFLAMPVHEELLKTLTAYDVIGFQTVHDRENFAECLARQGLGKRLGESKFMVGEHTFTARPYPIGIETDEFAGLAKRAAETTLHKRMLQSLDGKALIIGVDRLDYSKGITQRIDAFETFLNRHPESQRNVTLLQITPKSRSEVPEYEAMQRTVAEQAGRVNGALGTVDWVPIRYVNRSLRRPALAGLYRMAKLALVTPLRDGMNLVAKEYVAAQCEDDPGVLLLSRFAGAAQELKEAVLVNPYDVEGTAEAMARSLAMPVDERRERWRSMMKTLRENDVFAWCDTFLGELSGSTARRAYRAALPQGGILRSKAV, encoded by the coding sequence ATGAGTCGTCTAATCGTCGTATCGAACCGTGTTCCCGTTCCGGACAAGCGGGGCACGGCCCCGGCCGGCGGCCTTGCCGTCGCCCTTCAATCGGCGCTGGCGGCACGCGGCGGCCTTTGGCTTGGCTGGTCCGGCCAGTCCTGCGGCGAGGAGGACGTGGGCCCCCTGAGGTCGGTGAAGGACGGCAATATCGAATATGCGCTGACCGACCTGACGGACCTCGACGTCGAGGAATACTACCACGGCTTCGCCAACCGCGTGCTCTGGCCCATCTGCCACTACCGGCTGGACCTTGCCGAATATGGCCGGCGGGAGATGGCCGGCTACTTCCGCGTCAACCGCTTCTTCGCAAGCCGCCTTCTTCCGATGCTGCAAGAGGACGACCTGATCTGGGTTCACGACTATCACCTGATCCCCCTTGCCGACGAGCTGCGCCGCCAGGGCGTGAAGAACCGCATCGGCTTTTTCCTGCACATCCCCTGGCCCGCCCCGGACGTCTTCCTGGCGATGCCCGTGCACGAGGAACTGCTGAAGACCCTGACGGCCTATGACGTGATCGGCTTCCAGACCGTCCACGACCGCGAGAACTTCGCCGAATGCCTGGCACGCCAGGGGCTCGGCAAGCGCCTCGGCGAGTCGAAATTCATGGTGGGCGAGCATACCTTCACGGCAAGGCCCTACCCGATCGGCATCGAGACGGACGAATTCGCCGGCCTCGCGAAGCGGGCGGCTGAAACCACGCTGCACAAGCGCATGCTGCAGAGCCTTGACGGCAAGGCCCTGATCATCGGCGTCGACCGGCTCGATTACTCCAAGGGCATCACCCAGCGCATCGACGCCTTCGAGACCTTCCTCAACCGCCATCCGGAAAGCCAGCGCAACGTGACGCTGCTGCAGATCACCCCCAAGTCCCGCTCCGAAGTGCCGGAATACGAAGCCATGCAGCGAACCGTCGCGGAACAGGCCGGGCGGGTGAACGGCGCGCTCGGCACGGTCGACTGGGTGCCGATACGCTATGTCAACCGGTCGCTGCGCCGCCCGGCGCTCGCCGGTCTCTACCGCATGGCGAAGCTCGCGCTCGTCACGCCGCTGCGCGACGGCATGAACCTCGTCGCGAAGGAATATGTCGCCGCGCAATGCGAGGACGATCCCGGCGTGCTGCTGCTCTCGCGCTTTGCCGGCGCGGCGCAGGAACTGAAGGAGGCGGTGCTGGTCAATCCCTACGACGTGGAAGGAACGGCCGAGGCCATGGCGCGCAGCCTCGCCATGCCGGTGGATGAACGGCGCGAGCGCTGGAGAAGCATGATGAAGACGCTGCGGGAAAACGATGTCTTCGCCTGGTGCGATACCTTCCTCGGCGAGCTCTCGGGCAGCACCGCCCGGCGCGCCTATCGCGCGGCGCTCCCGCAAGGCGGCATCCTGCGATCCAAGGCCGTGTAG